One window from the genome of Musa acuminata AAA Group cultivar baxijiao chromosome BXJ1-4, Cavendish_Baxijiao_AAA, whole genome shotgun sequence encodes:
- the LOC135648484 gene encoding eukaryotic translation initiation factor 5-like → MALQNIGASNSDDAFYRYKMPKMITKIEGRGNGIKTNIVNMVDIAKALARPASYTTKYFGCELGAQSKFDDKTGVSLVNGAHDTAKLAGLLENFIKKYVQCYGCGNPETEIIITKTQMLTLKCAACGFVSDVDMRDKLTTFILKNPPEQKKGAKEKKGMRRAEKERMKEGDTADEEQKKLKKEAKKKGVTSTKEVTSSKATAAKKKAGGGSDEDCSASPLGSRNVAANAAADDDDVQWQTDTSLEAAQQRIQEQLSSVTAEMVMLSTSESIPEKKTEKVNKGVTNGSVKHEEKNGAGQNAVLSNSYDTLLGKIRNNLNKGSTPSQLQTFLGSLTASRPEVMAALFEALFEGVGKGFSKEVGKKKKYIAAAVHGEDSQVLLLHAIEAYCGKCSPEAVKEVALVVKVLYDDDILEEETIIKWYEEGTAGGKNSQVFKNVKPFVEWLQSAESESDEE, encoded by the coding sequence ATGGCTTTGCAGAATATCGGTGCTTCAAACAGCGATGATGCCTTTTATAGGTACAAGATGCCTAAGATGATAACAAAAATTGAAGGTCGTGGCAATGGCATCAAGACTAACATTGTGAACATGGTTGATATTGCTAAAGCACTGGCTAGGCCTGCTTCTTATACAACAAAATATTTTGGATGTGAGTTGGGGGCACAGTCTAAATTTGATGATAAGACAGGGGTTTCTTTGGTTAATGGGGCCCATGATACTGCTAAGCTTGCTGGTCTGCTTGAGAATTTTATTAAGAAGTATGTGCAATGCTATGGTTGTGGCAACCCTGAGACAGAGATTATTATCACCAAGACCCAGATGTTAACCCTAAAATGTGCAGCCTGTGGATTTGTGTCTGATGTTGATATGAGGGACAAGCTGACCACCTTTATTCTGAAGAACCCACCTGAGCAGAAGAAGGGAGCAAAGGAGAAGAAGGGAATGAGGAGGGCTGAAAAGGAGAGGATGAAAGAAGGCGACACTGCTGATGAGGAACAGAAGAAGCTGAAGAAGGAAGCAAAGAAGAAAGGAGTCACCTCTACCAAGGAAGTAACCTCTTCAAAGGCTACCGCTGCTAAGAAGAAAGCTGGAGGTGGCTCTGATGAGGATTGTTCAGCTTCCCCTCTTGGCAGTCGAAATGTTGCTGCCAATGCTGCTGCTGATGATGACGATGTCCAGTGGCAGACAGATACCTCATTGGAGGCAGCTCAACAGCGTATCCAGGAACAGCTGAGTTCTGTGACAGCTGAGATGGTAATGCTCTCAACCAGTGAGTCCATCCCAGAGAAGAAAACAGAAAAAGTAAACAAGGGAGTTACCAATGGCAGTGTGAAACACGAGGAGAAAAATGGTGCAGGCCAAAATGCTGTCCTATCCAACAGTTATGACACATTGCTAGGGAAGATCAGAAACAATTTGAACAAGGGATCTACCCCCAGCCAGCTGCAGACTTTTCTGGGTTCTCTGACTGCATCTCGTCCGGAGGTTATGGCTGCTCTCTTTGAAGCTCTCTTTGAGGGAGTGGGGAAAGGGTTTTCCAAGGAGGTTGGGAAGAAAAAGAAGTACATTGCTGCTGCTGTCCATGGTGAAGACTCCcaggtgcttctgctccatgctaTCGAAGCCTATTGTGGCAAGTGTAGCCCAGAAGCTGTgaaagaagttgcccttgttgtgAAAGTACTTTACGATGATGACATCCTGGAAGAAGAGACCATAATTAAGTGGTATGAAGAAGGTACTGCAGGAGGCAAGAACTCTCAGGTATTCAAAAATGTGAAGCCCTTTGTGGAGTGGCTTCAGAGTGCAGAGTCTGAATCCGATGAAGAGTGA
- the LOC135648474 gene encoding sulfhydryl oxidase 1-like isoform X1, which translates to MPPPGRRLFLALALALLFLLVPGLDALRTLGDGSGADVPDAAVELNASNFDSVLKESPLKFAVVEFFASWCPACRNYKPQYEKVAKLFNGPNAVHPGIILMARVDCAMKTNADLCGKFSVGHYPMLFWGPPHKFAFGRWDPKQDKDEIQLVDEWRTADHLLSYINKRIGSSFGLDDEKYENEDTLPRNASDPEEIARAIYDVEEATAQAFEIIFQNKMIKSNTQVPLIKFLQLLVVHHPSKRCRRGSAEMLVNFDDLWPSDPISLSSQETTILQQLDASKYYHICGKEVPHGYWIFCRGSKKGTRGFSCGLWVLFHSLSVRVGDGESNLAFIAICEFIQNFFICDECRNHFHEISSSVSVPFNKTRDLAMWLWRTHNKVNQRLMKEEKTLGTGDPRFPKITWPPKQLCPSCYISYSRESNGTENIEWDEDEVFQFLVRYYGRTIASSKEATLSSSDDAASTYDIASSTNAVTVPVGAALAIAVASCAFGALACFWRTQQKNRKYLHQLHSLKKI; encoded by the exons ATGCCTCCTCCTGGGCGAAGGCTTTTcctcgccctcgccctcgccctcctcttcctcctcgtcccGGGCCTCGACGCCCTGCGAACTCTTGGCGACGGCAGCGGCGCCGATGTCCCCGACGCCGCCGTGGAGCTCAACGCCTCCAACTTCGATAGCGTCCTCAAGGAGTCCCCGCTCAAGTTCGCCGTCGTCGAGTTCTTCGCCAGCTG GTGTCCTGCTTGTAGAAACTATAAG CCTCAATATGAGAAAGTTGCCAAGCTTTTCAATGGGCCAAATGCAGTGCATCCTGGGATTATACTCATGGCACGGGTTGATTGTGCAATGAAG ACAAATGCAGATCTTTGTGGTAAATTTTCTGTTGGACATTATCCTATGCTATTCTGGGGCCCTCCACATAAATTTGCATTTGGTCGATGGGACCCTAAGCAAGACAAGGATGAGATACAACTGGTTGATGAGTGGAGGACAGCAGATCACCTGCTCAGTTATATAAACAAGAGAATTGGCAG CTCATTCGGCTTAGATGATGAAAAATATGAAAATGAGGATACACTCCCAAGGAATGCCTCTGATCCGGAAGAA ATTGCTCGAGCAATTTATGACGTTGAGGAAGCAACAGCACAAGCATTTGAAATAATCTTCCAGAACAAG ATGATCAAGTCAAATACTCAAGTCCCACTTATAAAATTTCTTCAACTTTTGGTGGTTCATCATCCCTCAAAAAG GTGTCGGAGGGGAAGTGCTGAAATGCTAGTGAATTTCGATGATTTGTGGCCTTCAGATCCCATATCACTGAGTTCACAGGAGACTACCATATTGCAGCAACTAGATGCTTCCAAGTACTATCATATCTGTGGCAAGGAAGTTCCTCATGGGTACTGG ATATTTTGCCGTGGGAGCAAGAAGGGTACCAGAGGTTTTAG CTGTGGCCTCTGGGTTCTATTTCACTCCCTATCCGTTAGAGTTGGAGATGGAGAGAGCAATTTAGCCTTTATAGCAATATGTGAATTTATTCAGAATTTTTTCATCTGTGATGAATGTCGCAATCATTTTCATGAGATATCGTCAAG TGTCTCAGTACCGTTTAACAAAACCCGTGACCTAGCAATGTGGCTGTGGAGAACACATAACAAGGTCAATCAGAGAttgatgaaagaagaaaaaacttTGGGTACTGGTGATCCGAGATTCCCGAAGATCACTTGGCCTCCAAAGCAGCTCTGTCCATCATGCTATATTTCCTACAGCAGGGAAAGCAATGGCACTGAGAACATAGAATGGGATGAGGATGAAGTGTTCCAGTTTTTGGTCAGATATTATGGAAGAACGATTGCTTCTTCCAAGGAAGCAACTCTCAGCAGCAGTGACGATGCAGCTTCGACATATGACATAGCTTCCTCAACCAATGCAGTGACAGTTCCCGTCGGAGCTGCACTAGCCATCGCGGTTGCTAGCTGTGCATTCGGAGCACTAGCTTGCTTTTGGAGGACCCAACAGAAGAATCGGAAGTACTTACACCAACTACACTCTCTAAAGAAAATATAA
- the LOC135648474 gene encoding sulfhydryl oxidase 1-like isoform X2: MPPPGRRLFLALALALLFLLVPGLDALRTLGDGSGADVPDAAVELNASNFDSVLKESPLKFAVVEFFASWCPACRNYKPQYEKVAKLFNGPNAVHPGIILMARVDCAMKTNADLCGKFSVGHYPMLFWGPPHKFAFGRWDPKQDKDEIQLVDEWRTADHLLSYINKRIGSSFGLDDEKYENEDTLPRNASDPEEIARAIYDVEEATAQAFEIIFQNKMIKSNTQVPLIKFLQLLVVHHPSKRCRRGSAEMLVNFDDLWPSDPISLSSQETTILQQLDASKYYHICGKEVPHGYWIFCRGSKKGTRGFSCGLWVLFHSLSVRVGDGESNLAFIAICEFIQNFFICDECRNHFHEISSSVSVPFNKTRDLAMWLWRTHNKVNQRLMKEEKTLGTGDPRFPKITWPPKQLCPSCYISYSRESNGTENIEWDEDEVFQFLVRYYGRTIASSKEATLSSSDDAASTYDIASSTNAVTVPVGAALAIAVASCAFGALACFWRTQQKNRKHRKGWN; this comes from the exons ATGCCTCCTCCTGGGCGAAGGCTTTTcctcgccctcgccctcgccctcctcttcctcctcgtcccGGGCCTCGACGCCCTGCGAACTCTTGGCGACGGCAGCGGCGCCGATGTCCCCGACGCCGCCGTGGAGCTCAACGCCTCCAACTTCGATAGCGTCCTCAAGGAGTCCCCGCTCAAGTTCGCCGTCGTCGAGTTCTTCGCCAGCTG GTGTCCTGCTTGTAGAAACTATAAG CCTCAATATGAGAAAGTTGCCAAGCTTTTCAATGGGCCAAATGCAGTGCATCCTGGGATTATACTCATGGCACGGGTTGATTGTGCAATGAAG ACAAATGCAGATCTTTGTGGTAAATTTTCTGTTGGACATTATCCTATGCTATTCTGGGGCCCTCCACATAAATTTGCATTTGGTCGATGGGACCCTAAGCAAGACAAGGATGAGATACAACTGGTTGATGAGTGGAGGACAGCAGATCACCTGCTCAGTTATATAAACAAGAGAATTGGCAG CTCATTCGGCTTAGATGATGAAAAATATGAAAATGAGGATACACTCCCAAGGAATGCCTCTGATCCGGAAGAA ATTGCTCGAGCAATTTATGACGTTGAGGAAGCAACAGCACAAGCATTTGAAATAATCTTCCAGAACAAG ATGATCAAGTCAAATACTCAAGTCCCACTTATAAAATTTCTTCAACTTTTGGTGGTTCATCATCCCTCAAAAAG GTGTCGGAGGGGAAGTGCTGAAATGCTAGTGAATTTCGATGATTTGTGGCCTTCAGATCCCATATCACTGAGTTCACAGGAGACTACCATATTGCAGCAACTAGATGCTTCCAAGTACTATCATATCTGTGGCAAGGAAGTTCCTCATGGGTACTGG ATATTTTGCCGTGGGAGCAAGAAGGGTACCAGAGGTTTTAG CTGTGGCCTCTGGGTTCTATTTCACTCCCTATCCGTTAGAGTTGGAGATGGAGAGAGCAATTTAGCCTTTATAGCAATATGTGAATTTATTCAGAATTTTTTCATCTGTGATGAATGTCGCAATCATTTTCATGAGATATCGTCAAG TGTCTCAGTACCGTTTAACAAAACCCGTGACCTAGCAATGTGGCTGTGGAGAACACATAACAAGGTCAATCAGAGAttgatgaaagaagaaaaaacttTGGGTACTGGTGATCCGAGATTCCCGAAGATCACTTGGCCTCCAAAGCAGCTCTGTCCATCATGCTATATTTCCTACAGCAGGGAAAGCAATGGCACTGAGAACATAGAATGGGATGAGGATGAAGTGTTCCAGTTTTTGGTCAGATATTATGGAAGAACGATTGCTTCTTCCAAGGAAGCAACTCTCAGCAGCAGTGACGATGCAGCTTCGACATATGACATAGCTTCCTCAACCAATGCAGTGACAGTTCCCGTCGGAGCTGCACTAGCCATCGCGGTTGCTAGCTGTGCATTCGGAGCACTAGCTTGCTTTTGGAGGACCCAACAGAAGAATCGGAA GCACAGAAAAGGTTGGAACTGA
- the LOC103981359 gene encoding uncharacterized protein LOC103981359, protein MGDHFVLLVDRLLTESTLEAAIGRINQGSNTPIASLSTVEKETDLSPKKKHVGDGVFTGKLVECRICQDEDEDANMEIPCSCCGSLKYAHRKCVQKWCNEKGDTTCEICLQQFQPGYTAPPKLFLYGTTPMNFRGNWEISRRDIHNHQYITMTQTDRAFLASSYYDHAASNARSIMYCRIVAATVMVILVLHHSLPFIAGGAEQYSIPLFTLLLLRIAGIILPLYVMLRALTTFYQRQQLQEMQESSISASEREDEHLHPSSQSTQPPSHLIHIH, encoded by the exons ATGGGGGACCATTTTGTGTTGTTGGTGGACCGCTTGCTCACGGAGTCAACCCTTGAAGCTGCCATAGGAAGGATAAATCAGGGGTCAAACACACCAATTGCTTCATTGTCAACAGTGGAGAAGGAAACTGATCTTTCTCCTAAGAAGAAACATGTTGGGGATGGGGTGTTCACTGGTAAATTGGTCGAGTGCCGAATCTGCcaggatgaggatgaggatgcTAACATGGAGATTCCCTGTTCCTGCTGTGGAAGCTTAAAG TATGCTCACCGCAAGTGTGTGCAGAAGTGGTGTAACGAAAAAGGTGACACCACATGCGAGATATGCCTTCAG CAATTTCAGCCAGGTTATACGGCCCCTCCTAAGTTGTTTCTTTATGGGACTACTCCTATGAATTTCAG GGGAAACTGGGAGATTTCAAGGCGGGATATCCACAATCATCAATATATAACAATGACCCAAACTGACCGTGCTTTTCTGGCATCCAGCTACTATGACCATGCAGCTTCAAACGCTAGAAGCATAATGTATTGCCGCATAGTGGCTGCCACA GTCATGGTTATTTTGGTTCTTCACCATTCTCTCCCATTTATCGCGGGTGGAGCTGAGCAGTATTCGATCCCGCTTTTCACA CTGTTGCTCTTGAGGATTGCTGGCATCATCCTACCTCTCTACGTTATGTTGAGAGCACTTACCACATTTTACCAACGGCAACAACTGcag GAAATGCAAGAATCTTCTATTTCAGCATCGGAAAGAGAGGATGAGCATCTGCACCCTTCTTCACAATCGACTCAACCTCCATCGCATCTTATCCACATTCATTAA
- the LOC135648521 gene encoding probable ribose-5-phosphate isomerase 1 — MQDACTRTVDVAIPLPHLLKPDLEPPPSPSPLATMAPSQDELKRVAAHRAVELVESGMVIGLGTGSTAAHALDRIGDLIRSGALRDVVGIPTSEWAAARAAAAGIPLSDLNAHPVVDLSIDGADEVDPALNLVKGRGGSLLREKMVEGTSRRFVVIVDDSKLVPRLAASGLAVPVEIIPFGWALTLRRLQSLFDGVSGFNLKLRTASINAKATTFDEKGWDSEPFVTDNKNYIADLFFENGIHGDLRVISDAILRITGVVEHGLFLGLASSVVVAQKDGVVVVKDKEATSNGM, encoded by the coding sequence ATGCAGGACGCTTGCACTCGAACTGTGGATGTAGCTATCCCCTTGCCCCACCTCCTCAAGCCCGACTTGGAGCCGCCCCCCTCGCCCTCGCCGTTGGCCACCATGGCGCCGTCCCAAGATGAGCTAAAGCGCGTGGCTGCCCACCGGGCTGTCGAGCTGGTAGAGTCCGGCATGGTCATCGGCCTGGGCACCGGCTCCACCGCCGCCCACGCCCTCGACCGCATCGGCGACCTCATCCGCAGCGGCGCCCTCCGCGATGTCGTCGGCATCCCGACCTCGGAGTGGGCCGCCGcccgcgccgccgccgccggcatCCCTCTCTCCGATCTCAATGCCCACCCCGTGGTCGACCTATCCATCGACGGCGCCGACGAGGTCGACCCCGCCCTCAACCTCGTCAAGGGCCGGGGCGGGTCTCTCCTCCGGGAGAAGATGGTGGAGGGCACCAGCCGGCGCTTCGTGGTCATCGTCGACGACTCGAAGCTGGTTCCTCGCCTCGCGGCCAGCGGCCTCGCCGTCCCCGTGGAGATCATCCCCTTCGGCTGGGCCCTCACTCTCCGCCGACTACAGAGCTTGTTCGACGGCGTGTCGGGCTTCAATCTCAAGCTCAGGACCGCCTCCATCAACGCCAAAGCCACCACCTTTGACGAGAAGGGGTGGGACTCGGAGCCATTCGTGACtgacaacaagaactacatcgcgGATTTGTTCTTCGAGAATGGGATCCATGGCGACCTGAGAGTGATCAGCGATGCGATCCTGAGGATTACCGGAGTGGTGGAGCATGGGTTGTTCCTCGGATTGGCGTCGTCGGTGGTGGTGGCACAGAAGGATGGGGTGGTGGTGGTGAAGGACAAGGAGGCGACATCGAATGggatgtga
- the LOC135672420 gene encoding probable ribose-5-phosphate isomerase 2 codes for MQAACTRTVDVAIPLPHLLKPDLEPPPSPSPLATMAPSQDELKRVAAHRAVELVESGMVIGLGTGSTAAHALDRIGDLIRSGALRDVVGIPTSEWAAARAAAAGIPLSDLNAHPVVDLSIDGADEVDPGLNLVKGRGGSLLREKMVESTSRRFVVIVDDSKLVPRLAASGLAVPVEIIPFGWALTLRRLQSLFDGVPGFNLKLRTASINDKATTFDEKGSDSEPFVTDNKNYIADLFFENGIHGDLRVISDAILRITGVVEHGLFLGLASSVVVAHKDGVVVMKSIDNN; via the coding sequence ATGCAGGCCGCTTGCACTCGAACTGTGGATGTAGCTATCCCCTTGCCCCACCTCCTCAAGCCCGATTTGGAGCCGCCCCCCTCGCCCTCGCCGTTGGCCACCATGGCGCCGTCCCAAGATGAGCTAAAGCGCGTGGCTGCCCACCGGGCTGTCGAGCTGGTAGAGTCCGGCATGGTCATCGGCCTGGGCACCGGCTCCACCGCCGCCCACGCCCTCGACCGCATCGGCGACCTCATCCGCAGCGGCGCCCTCCGCGATGTCGTCGGCATCCCGACCTCGGAGTGGGCCGCCGCCCGCGCCGCCGCTGCCGGCATCCCTCTCTCCGATCTCAATGCCCACCCCGTGGTCGACCTATCCATCGACGGCGCCGACGAGGTCGACCCCGGCCTCAACCTCGTCAAGGGCCGGGGCGGCTCTCTCCTCCGGGAGAAGATGGTGGAGAGCACCAGCCGGCGCTTCGTGGTCATCGTCGACGACTCGAAGCTGGTTCCTCGCCTCGCGGCCAGCGGCCTCGCCGTCCCCGTGGAGATCATCCCCTTCGGCTGGGCCCTCACTCTCCGCAGACTACAGAGCTTGTTCGACGGCGTGCCGGGCTTCAATCTCAAGCTCAGGACCGCCTCCATCAACGACAAAGCCACCACCTTTGACGAGAAGGGGTCGGACTCGGAGCCATTCGTGACtgacaacaagaactacatcgcgGATTTGTTCTTCGAGAATGGGATCCATGGCGACCTGAGAGTGATCAGCGATGCGATCCTGAGGATTACCGGAGTGGTGGAGCATGGGTTGTTCCTCGGATTGGCGTCGTCGGTGGTGGTGGCACACAAGGATGGGGTGGTGGTGATGAAGTCAATCGATAATAATTGA